Below is a window of Mycolicibacterium rhodesiae NBB3 DNA.
CATCGATGTGCTGCACCGGCTCAACGGCCTGCCGGTCGAGCCGGAGGCTATTTCGGCCGCCGAGGAGCTCGATGTGCTCGCCGTCAGGATGCGTGTACTCGCGCCGACGCACGTGTTGACCGAGAAGCTCAACGCGCTCAACGAACACAGTTGCGACTTCGCGTCGTTGATTCCCGGCGTCCGCGCGGTGCGTGAACAACTCGACTGGGAGTACCTGCGCACCTCGACGAAAGACAACGACTTCGCGTCGGCATTCCTCTTTCTCGCCGACCGCCTCGGTCTCACGTCGTGACGACAACAGAACCCAGACGTTCCGGCCTGACCATCGGCGAGTTCGCCACGTTGACGCGCCTGAGCGTGCGGACACTGCGGCGCTACCATGCCGCCCATCTGTTGGAGCCGGCCACCGTCGACCCGTCCACGGGGTACCGGTATTACGCACCCGAGCAGATCCCGACCGCGCAGGTCATCTACCAGTTGCGTCAGCTCGACGTGCCGCTCGCCGAGGTCGAGTCGATTCTCGCCACGGACGATCCGCAGCAGCGTACGGAGGTCATCGCGAACCATCTGCGGCGCCTCGAGGATGAGCTGGATCGCACCCGTTCGGCCGTCGTGTCGTTGCGCCAGCTGTTGCGCCCCGAGCCGGCGGAGATCGACGTCGAACTGCGGTCGGTGCCCGCCCGTACCGTCGCGGCGATCAAAGCCCCTGTGCAGCTGGATGATTCACTGGATTGGTACGACGCCGCGATGGCCGAGCTGGATGCGGCCTATCCGCAGGCGGAACGCACCGGACCGCCAGGCGGGCACTTTGCCAACGAGTTGTTCACCGATGGCGCCGGCGAGATGGCCGTTTACCGGCCGGTCCGGTCACCCCGCGCGAGCGGGCGGATCGAGGTCGTCGAGTTGCCCGCGGCCGAACTGGCCGTCACGGTTCACCCGGGACCGCACGATGACATCAATGTCACCTACGGCCGGCTCGGCGCGTGGGTCGTCGATCACGCACTGGCGGTCGACGAGCCCGTCCGGGAGATCTACGTGGTGGGGCCTCGGGACACCACGGAGCCCACGAGTTGGCGCACCGAGATCGGCTGGCCCGTGTTCCGGTTGGGCCCCGCCTGATTGTCAGCGCGGGAAATCAGCTCCGCGTGAGAGGTTTTCGCTCGCTCTGATATCGGCCAGGTTCTCCTCCATGGACGCGACCACGGTGTCGAATGCGTCGCTGCCGAGAACCAGCCGCCGGGGTGGCCGGTCCTGGGCCATCGCCGCAATCACTGCGCGTGCGCCTCGCATCGGGTCGCCGGGCTGCACACCGTTTGGTCGATGAACGCTTGGCGCACCTGCTCCAACATCGATCTGTACTCGGGGATGGTCTCGGTGACCGGTTCGTCGGCGAAGCCTGCGTAAGCACGCGTACGGAACGCTCCCGGTTCGACGGCCATCACTCGGATACCCTGTGGCGCCACCTCTTCCCGAAGCGCTTCGGTGACGGCTTCGACGGCGAATTTGGAGGCGCTGTAGTAGCCGAACCCGGTTGCCCCGAGCAGACCCGCGACCGACGATACGTTGACGATCCACCCGCTGCCGCGGGCTCGCATACCCGGCAGCACCGCCCGGATGACGGAGAGCATGCCGAAGAAGTTCAGGTCGAACATCGCGCGCAAACCGGCCTCGTCCATGCCCTCGATCGACCCGTACCAGCCGCGTCCGGCGTTGTTGATCAGCACGTCGATGCCGCCGAAATGCTCCTCGGCAGCGCGTACCGCCGCCTGCACCTGGCCGCCGTCGGTGACGTCGAGCGGCACGACGAACGCGCGCTCCCCGTATTCCTCGGCCCAGCGACGCAATTCGTCGGGTCGTCGTGCGGTGAGCGCGACGCGGTCGCCGATCTCGAGGGCCGCTTGGGCGAAGGCCATTCCGAAGCCACCGGGCGTGCCGCCGGTGATGAACCATGTTCTCGTCATGGTTCGATCACCAGTCGCGTGATCAGCGCACCGTCCAAGGTGAAGCGGAAGTGCAGGTCGGCAGTCCCACCCGGAAAGTCGCCTTCCAGGTGCTGCACCACGTCCACGCCGCCGGCCTCCGGCGTGGTGGCGCCGACGAACTCGGTGGTGAAGGAGAATTCCGAAGCCGCGTTGCACAGCCAATCGCTGATGCTGTCGTGGCCGCGGTACGTGTGGCCCTCGTCGGTCACGACGGCGTCGGGGGCGAAAACCGTGATGGCCGTCGCCGCGTCCTTGGCCTCGTGCGCAGTCAGGTAGGTGGTGATGGTCGGGGGCAGCTCGTCCCATGTCTTCGGCGTGTTCAGTGTCATGCCCCCACGGTGGAGCCTCCCGCAGGGAGAGAGTCAAGCTCCGGCGCGGCGCAGCCGGTCGGCGACGGCTTTCACCGCGCTGACCACCTCGGGCGGTTCGAGGATCTCGAAGTCGTAGCCGACGGTGGCGAAGTAGAGCACCATCCGTTCGGGGTCGTCGGCGCCAGCGGTGACGATGCAGGCCTCGGGGCCCTCGGCCTCGATGGTGGCCGACGCCGGCGAGAAGTGTTGCGTCAGGGCCTCTTCAGATGCGTGGTAGCGGACGCGTGCGCTGTACCGGTACGGGGAGCTGCTGATCGACTTCTGGACGTACGTCGCCGCATCCGGCGCGTCACGGGCGACGAACGTGCTGCCGAGCGCGCGGACGTCGGCCATCCGGTCGAGCCGCAGGCTCCGCCAGTCCTGCTTGTCGCGGTCGTAGCTCAGCAGGTACCAGCGCCTGCCGGTCGTCACCAACTGATAGGGCTCCAGCCGTCGCTCTGTGGCGTTGCCGCGAATGTCGACGTAGCCGCAGTGGACGTGCTCGCGGTCGCGGCAGGCACGCGCGAGCGTCATCAGGACATCGGGTTCGACGGCCTCGTCGGACGACGGTGAGGTCAGCGTGACGGTGGCGTCGTGCACCGCCGCGACCTGAGACCGCAACCGCGACGGCATCACCTGATCGAGCTTGCTCAGCGCGCGAAGCGCGGACTCGCCGACACCGGCGACCGTGCCGCCCGCTGCGAGCCGGAGACATACGGCGATCGCGACGGCCTCGTCGGGATCGAGCAGCAGCGGGGGTAGGGCCGCGCCGGCCCCCAGTTGATAACCGCCGCCGTGACCCTTGCTGGCGTGCACGGGATACCCGAGGTCACGCAGGCGGTCCACGTCGCGACGGACACTGCGGGTCGTGACGTCGAGCCGCTGCGCCAGCTCCTCCCCGGTCCATACCCGCCGCGACTGCAGCAATCCGAGAAGCTGCAGCACCCTGCTGGTGGTTTCTGCCATGGTCTCGACTCTGCCGTAGTTATAGGACCGAATCTGTCCTATATGTATTCCAGGGTAGTCATATGACCATGACGACGAGCGTGACCACCGAATTGGCCTTCCAGCTCGACTTCCACTGGACGCACGCGCTGCGCCCGCGACTGGAGGGCCTGACCGACGACGAGTACTTCTGGCAGCCGGTGCCGGGCTGCTGGACGGTGCACCCCGACGGCGGCGTCGACTTCGCCTATCCCCCGCCGGAGCCCGCGCCGTTCACGACGATCGCGTGGCGGCTCGCGCATGTGATCATCGGCGTCTTCGCGATGCGCAACCATAGCCACTTCGGGGCGCCGGACGCGAGCTACGAAACGTGGCCGTATGCCACGGATGCCGCGACGGCGCTGAGACAGCTCGACGAGCAGTACAGCGTCTGGATCGACGGTGTGCGCGGCTTGTCAGAAGAGGACCTGTGGCGTCCGTGTGGTCCTGCGGAGGGTCCATACGCCGACTATCCGATGACTAGTCTCGTTCTGCACATCAACCGGGAGGTCATTCACCACGGCGCCGAAATCGCTTGTATTCGAGATCTTTACGTCCACACCACCGCGAAGGGAAACTGAGCATGGCCGCGATGCCCCCACCAATTGCCGACGAGCGAGCAGGATTGCGCGAGTACCTCGCTGCTCAGCACCACGCGTTTCACGCAGTGGCGTTCGGCTTGACCGATGAACAGGCCCGGGCCACGCCGTCGGTGAGCGCCTTGTCGATCGGCGCGCTGATCAAACACGTCACCGGCGTCCAGCGCTCGTGGATGCAGCGGGTGGCCGCCGCACCGGAAATGATCGAGAGCGACAAGCGCCCGATGGAGGCGCAGTCGGCCGACTACCAGGGCGAGTTCGTGATGCGCGACGACGAGACACTGGCCGGCCTCCTCGCCGCGTTCGACGAGCAGAACGCCGAGACGATCCGGCTGATCGAGACCGTCGACCTGGGTGCCGCGGTGCCGATTCCGCAGCATGTGCCGTGGTTCCCCAAGGACGTTCCGGCATGGTCGGTGCGATGGGTTCTCTTCCATCTCATCGAGGAACTGGCACGGCATGCCGGGCAGGCCGACATCATCCGCGAAAGCATTGACGGGGCAACCCTTTACGAGTTGCTGGCCGGACTCGAGGACTGGGAGCCGACACCGTGGCTGACGCCGTGGGGCAAGGAGCCGGTAAACAGTTAGGTATGCAAGCACGCAGCGGGACCGCGGTCTGCGGGGCCGTCGAGCTCTTCTACGAGGATCTCGGCGACCCAGCAGACCCCGCTGTACTGCTGATCATGGGCGTCGGAGCGCAGCTGCCGATGTGGCCGGACGGTTTCTGCGGACAGCTCGTCCGGCGCGGCTATCGGGTGATCCGGTACGACCACCGTGACATCGGGCTGTCCACCAAGATGGCCGGCCACCGGGCGCAGGGCTCGGTATATCGGCGGGTCGCCCGCTATGCCGTCGGCAAGACCAGCCCGGTGCCGTACACGTTGGTCGATATGGCCGACGACGCTGCCGCTCTTCTCGACTCTCTACAGATCGACCGCGCACACGTCGTCGGTGCATCGATGGGCGGAATGATCGCGCAGGTGCTCGCGGGCAACCATGCGAATCGCGTGCACTCGCTCGGCATCATCATGTCGAGTTCGGGCAAGGCGTTCTCGGCGCTCCCCCGGTGGCGGGTCATCAGGTTGGCGTTCGGCGGGCCGGGCAAGGATGCGCCGTGGGAGGACCGCCTGGAGTCCGAAGTCCGCAACATCTCGATCATCAATGGACCGAATTACCTACCGCCCGTTGAGCAATTGCGCCGACGCGTCGAGGATCTGCGGGCGCGCAGCGACTACCCGCAGGGCATGCTGCGCCAGTTCGACGCGATCCTCGGCACCGGCAGCCTGTTGCGCTACACGCGGAGCATCGTCGCGCCCACGGTGGTCATCCACGGTTCGGAGGATCCGATGGTGCGGCCGCGCAATGGACGCAACCTGGCGCGCATCATCGAGGGGGCGCGATATGTCGTCGTCGATGGCATGGGACATGATCTGCCCGAGCCGGTTTGGCGCCCCGTCGTGGAAACGCTGACAGAGAACTTCTCGGCCGCACCGCCTCAGGGGTAATCGGCCACGGCATCCCAGAAGGCCTCGTCATCACGACCCACGCGTCGATCTGCTTCGTCGCGAAGCGCGGCAGCGCGCTGATGAAGGTAGTGCGCGGTGGAGCGCGGCATCTGCCCGGGGGCGTAGACGCCGCGCCGAAGCCGCCGAACCCGGCCGCGACGCATCTCCCAACGCAGAGCATCAGACACTGTCTTGGATACCCGCCCAGGAATCGAAAAGCCCTGGTATTGAAGCTGTTCAATCAACTCGAAGATGGACGCCGAACCGTGGATGTCGAGGTTCACAGCGAGCATGTAGCGGAGCTCGATGCCGTGCAGGACTTTCCGCTGGCGCGGGGTCTGTGCATCCATGGGCATGACAGTGGCATTCGACTCGGACATCTGCGTCCTCGCGCCGACGGCGCACTGCCCCCTGTGGATGGAGGTGCCATTGGGGACGAGCATCTCCCAACCTTCGCGTCTCCAAACCAATACGACTTGGTGCCAACCTCGCAGCGACTTTGTCGCTCAACTACTACCGACGACAGCGACGTCAGCGACTCTGTCGCTCAGAGGTTGGCACCACGCATATATGCCAGAGGCGGACCTGGCTGGGGCGCAGGTACAGCGAGCAACTGCCTGAGCACTCACGATCGCCTGCCTCCCGGGAGCGCGGAGGCCGACCCGCCTAACCGACGGACTGGCCTCACTCCAGTTCGGCGAGAGCCTTTCGCGCGGCCTCCAGTTCGGCTTCCAGCGCAGCGACCTTGGCCGCCTGCTGGGTGCGCGCCTCCTCGATCAGCTCGTCGATCGGGGCCGCGAGGTCCTCGTGCAGTTCCTTCGCGGCGCGCGAGACCGCCGCGGCCGCGACCGCGAGATTGCGCGCCCGATAGGTGCTTCCCTGCTTCAATTCCGCTCGCCACTCGCCGTCGGCGGTACCGGTGACGGTCAGGGTCAACTCGAGCGTCTTGGGCTTCTTGCCCGCCGGCTTCTTCGTCGCAGTCTTCCTCGGCCTTTCTTCGACAGGCTCTTCGGCCGGCGCTTCGGCGATGGGCGGCACCACCGGATCCGGATCCGGCGTGTCGAAATAGGTGGACTTCGTTTCGGGTGCCAGAGTATCTAGGGACATACCGGTATTAGAACATACGTTCGATAATCAGCGCAGTACCGTCTGCACCGCATACTCGACCACCGCGTCCAGATCGCTTCCGAGATTGCCCGCCAACCACTGTTGCGCCAACTCGGCCATCGCGCCGGTGTACAACGCGGCACCGACTTGTGCGGCAACAGGATCCGAGCCCGGGTTGAGCCGCCACCCTTCGGTCAACACGCCCTCGCGAAGCAGATCCTGAGTCGCGGTCCGCCGCGCCGCGAGCACCGGATTGGCCCGCGCGTCGGTGAACAGAATCCGGCCGCGGCGCGGATCGGCCGAACTGAACCCGAGCACCGCCGCGATGCCGGCCCGCGTGCGATCGCGCAGCGAATCGCCCGCCGCGGCGATCGCCGCCTCCACCTGTGCCCCCAGCGCATCGCTGACCCTGTCGTAGACCGCGCCCAGCAGATCGTCGACGTCGGCGAAACTCTCGTAGAAGTAGCGGGTGTTCAGCCCGCACTCGCGACACACCGACCGGACGGCGACGGCCGCCTCACCACCCTCGCCGAACAACGCGAACGCGGCGTCGATCAGCTGCGCGCGCCGTTCGGCGCGGCGGTCGGTCAGCGGCACGCCTGCCCACCGGGTCGGACTGGACATCACCACAGGGTAAGCCGCGCGCGCCGACTCTGGTCACATCCGTGTCCAAAGAGTATTCTGGTCACAGCTGTAGCCAAACCGGAGGGAGCACGGTGTATCTGCCGCATCAGATCGTCGGTCAGACGCTCAACCAGCGTTTCGACCAGGGCGTACGCAAGCACTTCTTCCGGGGCATGGAGTTCGCCGCACCAGTGGCGGATCCCGGCTGGTTCGGCCCCGGCAGCGCGGTCTGGCATGTGCACTCACACATGTACGCACTGATCTTCGGACTGCAGTGCGCGGCGTACCTGGAGCGGCTCGACCCGTCGATCTACTGGATGGGCATGCACCACTCCCGACTGGTCAAGCGGACCAGCGACGGCACGGCCATCCCCGAGATCGATCCCAAAGGCGCCTCGGTGCGACTCGGTCATTCCGTCGCGTTCTTCATCGGCACGGCATACGGCTCGACCGAGACCGCCGAACGACTCGCCCAATCGGTGCGCGCGATGCACCACACCATCAAGGGGGTCCGGCCCGACGGCGCGCGATACGACGCCGACGACCCGGAGTGGCTGCGCTGGAACTACGCGACGGTCGTCTGGGGGTTGGCCACCGCGCACGAGCTGTATCACCCGAACCCGCTGCGCGGTAAGAAGATCGACGACTACTACGGCGAGTTCGTCCGTGTCGGTCATGCGCTCGGTGGAACCGACCTGCCAACCACGAAGGCCGATACTCTCGAGTGCCTGAAGTCGTACCTGCCCCGCCTCGCCGTCACCCACGGCATGGCGATGTCCACCGGCGCGAACCTTGCGTTGCCGCACAGCGCCATCGATTGGGCCATTCGCGACACGATGCCGAAGTGGGCCAAGGAACTGATCACACACCGCGACCCCAACATCGTCGAGCGCACAGCTCGACGCGCCGCGGTGTGGAGCATCATCAACGGGCTCGAGCTCGCCGCGGGAACCGCGCCGGAATTCCGGCAGGCCCAGGCCAGAGTGAAGTCGGGCACCACGGTGTCGCACACCCTGCCTGAGTACGTGCTCGGTGACGACCCGGTGCGGTCGCGCCAAGAGGTCGAGCTCAGCTTCAACTGATCCGCAGCGCAACATCTTTCGTTTCAGGCAGCCGTGCCATGCACACCAGGCTGACAGTGACGGCGGCCGCCAGCATCGCGCCGACCGACGCCACCCCGTAACTCTGCGACAGCGGTGCGGCGACGATCGTCGGCACTGCTCCGCCAACCAGTCCGGCGAGGTTCAGCGACAGCCCCGCACCGCTGTAGCGGTAACGGGTCGCGAAGATCTCCGGAATGAACGCCGCCATCGGCCCGTACGCGGACCCCGCGACCGCGAACGTGCCTGCCACTGCCACCGCGAACCACAACGCACTGCCGGTGTCCACCGCCGGAATCATGACGAAGGACCACGGCACACCGACGGCGAATGCCGCCATGATGACGCGACGGCGTCCGAACCTGTCGCACAGCACCGCGCTCACGGTGTTGCACACCAGCGCAACCACACCGCCCAGCAGGCTCACCATCAGGACCAGCTGCGGTGAAAAGCCAACGTGGTTATGGGCGTAACTCATCAGATACGTATTGCCCATGAAGCCGAGCGCGAAGAAACCGATCATCGCGCCCGCGGCGAGCATCAACTCACGCCGCTGGCTACCGAACAGCGCCGCCAACGGCGTCGCCCGGTTGACGTCACGTGCCTTGTGTTCGGCGAATACCGGTGTCTCGGCGACGTTCAGCCGGACGTACAACGCGATGCCGACGAGCGCCGCGCTGCACAAGAACGGAACGCGCCACCCCCACTCGAGGAAGGCGCGACTGGTCTCGCCGATTGTCTGATTCACCGCAAGGAACATCAGGCTGCTCATGACCAGCCCGCTGCCGACACCCATCTGGGTGAACATGCCGTAGCGGCCCCGCGCCTCGGCCGGTGCGTACTCGGCGGACAACAGCGCCGCGCCTGCCCACTCGCCACCGACCGCGAACCCCTGCACGAGACGCAACACCAGCAGGATCAGCGGTGCCGCCAGGCCGATCGTCGCCGCACCGGGCACCAGCCCGACGGTCAGGGTGGACAGCCCCATGATCAGCAGGGTGGCGATCAAGGTCGACTTGCGCCCCAGGCGGTCGCCGAAGTGTCCGAAGAACGCGGCGCCGATCGGACGGGACAGGAACGCGGCGGCGAAGGTGGCCATCGACGCGACGGTCGCCATGGTGGTGCCCAGGTGCGGAAAGAACACCTTGGGAAACACCAGCGCGGCGGCGGTGCCGTAGATGTAGAAGTCGTAGTACTCGATCGCCGACCCGACATAGCTGGCCAGGGCTACCCGCTTGATCGATGTGCCCGGCTCGGTGACCAGAGTTGTCATTCCTGCTCCTCAGACGCGTGCTCGAGTCTGAAGCTACGGAGCGCCAACGGCCACGTCATGGTTGTGTGCACTAGCCGCCTAAGCCCCGATGCGACCGTTTTACGCATTGTGCTCACAGAGGCGGGGCTGTGACCCGATCCACACGTTTTCGCGGCTCATCGCCGTTTTTGAGAGACTGGCCCAATGAGTACCTCGAAACCCCGCGAGGTGGCCAAGCTGGACCGCGTACCGCTGCCCATTGAGGCAGCCCGCGTTGGCGCGACCGGCTGGCAGATCACCCGCACAGGCGCGCGAGTCCTCAGCAAGCTCACCGGCAAGGGCTCGTTGCAGCAGAAGATCATCAAGGAGATCCCACAGGCGTTCGCCGATCTCGGCCCCACCTACGTCAAGTTCGGCCAGATCATCGCGTCCAGCCCCGGCGCGTTCGGCGAGCAGCTGAGCCGCGAGTTCCGCAGCCTCCTCGATGCGGTGCCGCCAGCCGACGAGGAAGCAGTGCACAAGCTGTTCAAGGAGGAGCTGGGCGACGAGCCGGCCAACCTCTTCGCCTCCTTCGACGACAAGCCGTTCGCATCGGCCTCGATCGCCCAGGTGCACTACGCGACCCTGCACACCGGCGAAGAGGTCGTCGTCAAGATCCAGCGGCCCGGCATCCGGCGCCGCGTCGCCTCCGATCTGCAGATCCTCAAACGCGGTGCGCGCCTTGTCGAGTTCGCGAAGCTCGGGCAGCGACTGTCGGCGCAGGACGTTGTCGCCGACTTCGCCGACAACATCGCCGAAGAGCTGGACTTCCGGCTCGAGGCGCAGTCGATGGACGCGTGGGTATCGCATATGCATGCCTCCCCGCTCGGCGAGAACATCCGGGTGCCCCAGGTCTATTGGGATCTGACCAGCGCGCGCGTGCTCACCATGGAGCGGGTGTCCGGTCTCCGCATCGACGACGCCCCGGCGATCCGCAAGGCCGGCTTCGACGGCACCGAACTCGTAAAGGCCCTGCTGTTCAGTGTTTTCGAGGGCGGGCTGCGTCATGGCCTGTTCCACGGCGACCTGCACGCGGGCAACCTGTTCGTCGACCCCGACGGCAAGATCGTGTTCCTCGACTTCGGAATCATGGGCCGCATCGATCCGCGAACCCGCTGGCTGCTCCGTGAGCTGGTGTACGCACTGCTGGTCAAGAAGGACCATGCCGCGGCTGGCAAGATCGTCGTGCTGATGGGCGCTGTCGGCACCATGAAGCCAGAAGCGCAGGCGGCCAAGGATCTCGAGAAGTTCGCGACGCCGCTGACCATGTCGTCGTTGGGCGATATGAGCTATGCCGAGATCGGTAAACAGCTGTCGACACTGGCCGACGCGTACGACGTCAAGCTGCCCCGTGAGCTGGTGCTGATCGGCAAGCAGTTCCTCTACGTCGAGCGCTACATGAAGTTGCTCGCCCCGAAGTGGCAGATGATGTCCGACCCGCAGCTGACGGGATACTTCGCCAACTTCATGGTCGAGGTCAGTCGAGAGCACAGCGCCGACGAGGGCTTGCCCGAGGAGAAAACCAGCACAGAAGTCGAGGCCTGAGTTGCAGACACGCACCGGCACCGCCAAGTCGGGCGATCTCGACATCCATTACGAGGACATGGGCGATCCGAACGATCCCGCGGTGCTGCTCATCATGGGCCTGGGTGCGCAATTGTTGTTGTGGCGCACGGACTTCTGCGAGATGTTGGTCAACCAAGGGCTCCGCGTCATCCGCTACGACAACCGCGACGTCGGACTGTCGTCGAAGGTGACGGGTCAGCACTCCGGTGCCCCGCTGTTGCCGAGGATGGCACGCTCGTTCCTCGGACTCAAGAGCCCGGCGGTCTACACACTCGAGGATGTCGCCGACGACGCCGCCGCGCTGCTCGATCACCTGAACATCGAGACGGCTCACATCGTCGGAGCATCGATGGGAGGCATGATCGCGCAGGTCTTCGCCGCTCGCCACCAGGTGCGCACCCGAACGCTGGCCATCATCTTCTCGAGCAACAACCAACCGGTGTTGCCGCCGCCCGGCCCCAAACAACTCCTGGCGATCCTGCAGCGACCGAAGGACTCGACTCGGGAAGCGATCATCGACAACGCGGTCCGCGTCACGAAAATCATTGGCAGTCCGGGCTATCCCGCTCCCGAAGACCGGATCCGCGCCGAGGCCATCGAGGGCTATGACCGCTCGTACTACCCCGCGGGCGTCGGTCGCCACTTCGCTGCGATCCTGGGCAGCGGCAGCCTGCTGCATTACGACCGTCAGATCACCGCACCGACGGTGGTCATACACGGCAAAGCGGACAAGTTGATGCGGCCGTTCGGCGGGCGGGCCATCGCCCGCGCGATCAAGGGCGCCCGTCTGGTCCTCTTCGACGGTATGGGCCACGAGTTGCCACGCGAACTGTGGGACGACATCGTCGGCGAACTGAAGACCACCTTCGCGGCTGTGTAAGTGCTGTTAGGTAGCGCTCCCATTGGTTAGCTGCAGCAAAAGCGGCTAGGCTGCGCAGACGAGTGCTTCAGGGCTTTGCGAGCTGTCAACGGTGATGACGGTGAAGCTGCTGATTCGCCCCAGAAAGGCACCGATCCCACATGGCTGTTGCGCGCAAGCTCGAACCGCATTTCGAAGACGTACAGGCGCATTACGACCTGTCCGACGAATTCTTCCGGCTGTGGCTGGACCCCACGCAGACGTACAGTTGCGCCTACTTCGAGCGCGACGACATGACGTTGGAGCAAGCACAGCTCGCGAAGATCGACCTCGCCCTGGGCAAACTAGGTCTGGAACCCGGTATGACCCTGCTCGACGTTGGGTGCGGCTGGGGTTCGACGATGATGCGCGCGCTCGAGCGCTACGACGTCAACGTCATCGGCCTGACCTTGAGCGAGAACCAAAAGGCCCATGTGGAAAAGGTTTTCGCGCAATCTGACAGCCCGCGCGACAAGCGAGTGCTGCTGCAGGGCTGGGAACAATTCGACGAGCCCGTGGACCGCATCGTCAGCATCGGAGCCTTCGAGCACTTCGGGTTTGATCGCTACACCGACTTCTTCTCGATGGCCTATTCGGCGCTTCCCGAGGACGGCGTCATGCTGCTGCACACCATCACCGCGCTGACGCTCCCCCAGATGGCCGACCGCAAGATTCCGCTGACGTTCGAGGTGGCCCGGTTTGTGAAGTTCATCCTCGCCGAGATCTTTCCCGGCGGCCGGTTGCCGTCGATCGAGAAGGTCGAGCAGTACGCGACACCCGCCGGATTCACGCTCACCCGCCGCCAGTCGTTGCAGCTGCACTACGCCCGCACCCTGGACACGTGGTCGGCCGCACTCGAGGCGCACAAGGACGAGGCGAT
It encodes the following:
- a CDS encoding cyclopropane mycolic acid synthase family methyltransferase → MAVARKLEPHFEDVQAHYDLSDEFFRLWLDPTQTYSCAYFERDDMTLEQAQLAKIDLALGKLGLEPGMTLLDVGCGWGSTMMRALERYDVNVIGLTLSENQKAHVEKVFAQSDSPRDKRVLLQGWEQFDEPVDRIVSIGAFEHFGFDRYTDFFSMAYSALPEDGVMLLHTITALTLPQMADRKIPLTFEVARFVKFILAEIFPGGRLPSIEKVEQYATPAGFTLTRRQSLQLHYARTLDTWSAALEAHKDEAIAVQSEEVYDRYMHYLTGCAHGFRTGYIDVNQFTLTK
- a CDS encoding alpha/beta fold hydrolase gives rise to the protein MQTRTGTAKSGDLDIHYEDMGDPNDPAVLLIMGLGAQLLLWRTDFCEMLVNQGLRVIRYDNRDVGLSSKVTGQHSGAPLLPRMARSFLGLKSPAVYTLEDVADDAAALLDHLNIETAHIVGASMGGMIAQVFAARHQVRTRTLAIIFSSNNQPVLPPPGPKQLLAILQRPKDSTREAIIDNAVRVTKIIGSPGYPAPEDRIRAEAIEGYDRSYYPAGVGRHFAAILGSGSLLHYDRQITAPTVVIHGKADKLMRPFGGRAIARAIKGARLVLFDGMGHELPRELWDDIVGELKTTFAAV
- a CDS encoding ABC1 kinase family protein → MSTSKPREVAKLDRVPLPIEAARVGATGWQITRTGARVLSKLTGKGSLQQKIIKEIPQAFADLGPTYVKFGQIIASSPGAFGEQLSREFRSLLDAVPPADEEAVHKLFKEELGDEPANLFASFDDKPFASASIAQVHYATLHTGEEVVVKIQRPGIRRRVASDLQILKRGARLVEFAKLGQRLSAQDVVADFADNIAEELDFRLEAQSMDAWVSHMHASPLGENIRVPQVYWDLTSARVLTMERVSGLRIDDAPAIRKAGFDGTELVKALLFSVFEGGLRHGLFHGDLHAGNLFVDPDGKIVFLDFGIMGRIDPRTRWLLRELVYALLVKKDHAAAGKIVVLMGAVGTMKPEAQAAKDLEKFATPLTMSSLGDMSYAEIGKQLSTLADAYDVKLPRELVLIGKQFLYVERYMKLLAPKWQMMSDPQLTGYFANFMVEVSREHSADEGLPEEKTSTEVEA
- a CDS encoding MFS transporter, which translates into the protein MTTLVTEPGTSIKRVALASYVGSAIEYYDFYIYGTAAALVFPKVFFPHLGTTMATVASMATFAAAFLSRPIGAAFFGHFGDRLGRKSTLIATLLIMGLSTLTVGLVPGAATIGLAAPLILLVLRLVQGFAVGGEWAGAALLSAEYAPAEARGRYGMFTQMGVGSGLVMSSLMFLAVNQTIGETSRAFLEWGWRVPFLCSAALVGIALYVRLNVAETPVFAEHKARDVNRATPLAALFGSQRRELMLAAGAMIGFFALGFMGNTYLMSYAHNHVGFSPQLVLMVSLLGGVVALVCNTVSAVLCDRFGRRRVIMAAFAVGVPWSFVMIPAVDTGSALWFAVAVAGTFAVAGSAYGPMAAFIPEIFATRYRYSGAGLSLNLAGLVGGAVPTIVAAPLSQSYGVASVGAMLAAAVTVSLVCMARLPETKDVALRIS